The Paenibacillus sophorae genome has a segment encoding these proteins:
- the disA gene encoding DNA integrity scanning diadenylate cyclase DisA, protein MKDYQLENMNDLLRLAAPGTSFREGLENVLRAKTGALIVVGYSPEVMEVVDGGFSINCDFSPNYLYELAKMDGAIILSEDLKRILYANTQLIPDPSISSIETGIRHRTAERVAKQTGKLVVSISQRRNIITLYQGSIRYALKDIGVILTKANQAIQTLEKYKAVLTQSLTNLSASEYEGIVSVPEVVGVIQRVEMVLRIKMEIKRYITELGNEGRLISMQMEELVGNTEEEAWLLYRDYAREEEEDKIREIIAGLKRASDDELMDDNHIARLLGFSSTSVASEESVTPRGYRLLNKIPRLPNVIIRNLVERFEILPNLMMASIAELDEVDGIGEMRARGIQDGLKRLQKQVLIDRQM, encoded by the coding sequence ATGAAAGACTACCAACTGGAAAATATGAACGATCTGCTCAGGCTAGCCGCACCGGGCACATCCTTCCGGGAAGGACTGGAAAATGTGCTGCGGGCCAAGACAGGCGCGCTGATTGTCGTCGGCTACAGTCCCGAGGTGATGGAGGTGGTAGATGGAGGATTTTCCATCAACTGTGATTTTTCGCCCAATTATTTGTATGAACTGGCCAAAATGGACGGCGCGATTATTCTGAGCGAAGATCTGAAACGCATACTATATGCCAACACTCAATTGATTCCCGATCCCTCGATTTCCTCGATCGAGACCGGAATCCGTCACCGGACGGCTGAACGGGTTGCGAAACAGACGGGTAAGCTGGTCGTATCCATTTCTCAGCGGCGCAACATTATCACGCTCTATCAAGGCTCCATCCGCTATGCGCTTAAGGATATCGGTGTCATTCTGACAAAAGCCAACCAAGCGATTCAGACCTTGGAGAAGTATAAGGCCGTCCTCACGCAGTCGCTGACGAACCTCTCCGCCTCTGAATATGAAGGCATCGTATCCGTGCCTGAAGTAGTTGGCGTCATTCAGCGTGTGGAGATGGTGCTCCGCATCAAGATGGAGATCAAGCGCTATATCACCGAGCTGGGCAACGAAGGACGCCTGATCAGCATGCAGATGGAAGAACTGGTCGGAAATACCGAGGAAGAGGCGTGGCTTCTGTACAGAGACTATGCAAGGGAAGAGGAAGAGGACAAAATCCGCGAAATTATCGCCGGCCTGAAGCGAGCGAGCGACGACGAGCTGATGGATGACAATCATATCGCCCGGCTGCTCGGTTTTTCGTCTACCTCCGTCGCTTCCGAAGAGTCTGTCACACCCCGCGGCTACCGGCTGCTTAACAAAATTCCGCGGCTGCCGAATGTCATTATCCGTAATCTGGTGGAACGTTTTGAAATACTGCCCAATCTCATGATGGCGAGCATAGCGGAGCTGGATGAGGTGGATGGAATCGGAGAGATGCGGGCTCGGGGAATTCAGGACGGATTAAAACGGCTGCAAAAACAAGTTCTTATTGACAGGCAAATGTAA